Genomic DNA from Lactococcus garvieae:
TTCTGAGGAAAGGAAAAACCGCCAAGAGCAACTCTACGCTTTTTCGCTAAGTCGTTATAAGGTCTATGCTAACTATATGATTATTTCTTGGATATTAGGAGCCTTGGCACAATTTGCAGTTGTTATAGGGATTTACATCGCCCAAGCAGGTAATGAAGAGGCTCTCAGTTTTCTAAAGGTGGCGCAAGCCGGTATGGCGTGGACGGTTGGAATCTTCTTTGTTCTTGGTCTGCTAGGACTCTTGATGGCTTTTGTTCCGCGTGTAAGTTCATTAATCTGGGCTTATCTTGGATTTACTTTTTTCATGAGTTATATAGGTAATCTCTTAGATTTGCCAGCATGGATTAATAACCTGAATGTTTTTCATCATATTTCACGCCTTCCTGTCGAAACGATGGATTGGAACAACTTTATGCTGATACTTGCCTTAGCTCTGATATTTGCAGTTATGGGGATGTTAGCTTATCGTCAACGTGATTTGATAGGAGATTAACAAAAAAATAGTCCATTGGACTATTTTTTTAATTGATGATAGCGATTGTACCAGATATCAACATACTCTTTTGAAAAAGGTCCTCGTTCGTTATTGATCCAATCAACAAGAATTTTGACGTTTTCTTTTAAAATGTGGTCAATCTCGGAAGAATAGTTCATCTGTCTTTTATGACGTTCATATTCTTCAACATCTAGGAGTTTTTTCTCGCCATCTTTAAATACTTTTACATCGAGATCATAGTCGATGTATTTTAGTGCCTCGTTGTCTAAGACAAAGGGGCTCGCAAGGTTGCAGTAGTAGCTGACGCCTTCCTCACGAATCATAGCAATGATGTTAAACCAAAACTTTTTGTGGAAATAAACGATTGCAGGTTCACGTGTGACCCAACGACGGTCGTCTGACTCGGTTACAAGTGTGTGGTCATTTACACCAATAATTGAATTTTCATTTGTTTTCAGTATCATCGTATCTCTCCAGGTACGATGTAGACTGCCATCATGTTTATAGCTTTGAATCGTGACTAGGTCGCCTTCTTTCGGAAGATTCAAGGCTTCACCAACTTTCCAAAATTCAAAGTTCTCGCTTATTATTATATCATAATTTTGGAAAATATTCTGAACTTAGAGCGGGAGATCGAAAAAGCTCAGGCCGCTTAAAAACTCCTTGGGCAGATTTTCAGAGCGAAAATCTTGCCATAGTTTGAGCTCTTTGATAGCTTGATATCTTTTGCGGAGGTGGTAATCCTGCTCAATCCGATATTCGGGAAATTCCTGTAAAAAATCACTGACCATTTGCCACTCATAAGTATAACCTAAAGGACGAGAATGATAAAGAATGCCGTCAATAGATTGAGAAGTAATTCGATGATGCGCATGTCCAAAAATGACATCTGTAATTTGAGGATATTTGATAAAGAGCTGATGAAAAGCCTCAGAACCAAGATAAGCATTGAAGCGTTCAAATTTTTTATAAGCTGTATTGATAGTAAAGGCTTTGTGAGGGACAAAGTGCATGGCAATAATTATCCGACCATCAAAATCCAAGTTATCAAGAAGTTTTTCTAGTCTAAAAAGCGTGTCCTTAGTCGTACGTGGATCACTGTACTGTCGATGAATCTTACGATCAAAGTAAAAGCTATTTTTAAAAGCGAGCAAGTTATCATTGGAGTAAGCATCCGTAAAAGAATAGTCATACCAACCATGGAAACTAATAAGCAGGGTATCACCGAAATATTTAAGGGAAAAATCTTGTGCCTTGATTTCTTTTTCAGATAAATGAACCATATCATGATTACCAAGATTATGACTAATATCAAAAGTATCAGAAAGTTTATTTATAAAAGGTAATGTAATTTTTTTATATTCATTAGACATATCGCCTACCAAATGCAAATCTGTGACGCCTTGCTCTTGTAAAGTGCGTACTAAAACTTGTACTTCAGTATCTGTAAATTTATTAACATCTAAATGCAAATCTGAGAGCAGAGCTAATTTTTTCATAATTAAATTATAACAGAACCGCAAGCCATGTTCTAAAAGAAGTAACTTAAAGGTCAAAGTGGACTACCAAGAAACCGTTAAAAGTAAGTGTTTTCCTTGACAGCTATTACTGAAAAATATACAATTCGAAGAGAGAAGAAATAGGATTATAGCGGATAAGAAAGCGAGAACTATATGGAATTTGAAGACTATTTTCAAGACGATGACCTCATGAGATTAGTAAGAAAAACAGTTTTAGCAGTCTTTCCCCACGCTCAAGAACGCCTTTCCTATGGTATGCCTGCTTGGTTTGATGGAAAGAGGGTTCTTCTCTATGCCCAGAATCACAAAGCACACTTGGGCCTTTATCCTCGCCCAGCATTTATTGCCTCACATCTAGAAGACTTAACTAAAACTTATAATTGCAGTAAAGGTACAATAAAAATTACTCATAATATTGGTGAAAAACAGCTTAAAGAATTAGTAAAAACGATTATACTGTGGAATTTAAAACAGGATAACTGATGTTTAATGGTCGGATTACAAAAAATAGAAAAGAGAAAAAATGTTAACAAATAAATTTAAAGAAACACTGCAATACGAAGGTTCTGTGTCCCTTACTTCTTGGGGAGCGGAAAAAACACCTCATGTTACGGGAACTTGGATTTCCTACTTGCACCTCACTTCTGACGAAAGGTTACTTGCGCCTGCTGCGGGGATGCATCATCTTGAAAAAGACATCAAAGTGAATGATACAATTTTTATGATGCTTGGTGTGAGAGAAGTGGAAGGCAAAAATGGCTATCAGGGTATAGGCTTTAGACTAACAGGAAAAGCACGCTTTATTTCTGAAGGGACAGAGTTCGAAATGATGAAAGAAAAATACCCCTTCTTGAGAGAAGTATTAGAAATTACACCTATCGAGTTAGAACAGCTTTTATAAAAAGTTCGTTAAAACTATTCTATTATTTAGGAAATTTACATCTGTGTGTTTTTTGTTATAATAGAGAAAGACAAAAAAACAAGACTAGAATTTATAATAGGTTATATATGCAGAATACAGTAAAAATATTGCAAGGGATTTCAAGAATCCTCTTACTCGTAGTTGGTTTAGCATTAATCTCAGGCTCCCTCTTTTTTACTGGGGTACATATGGCGAATAAAAATCTCACAAAAACAGAGACAACTGGAATGATTGTTCGAGGAGATGAAGCACTTAAAGAAGTCAATTATACTTTTGAAGGTGTTGAACGTCAAGTACGACCTTTAGATACTTACTTCCGAAATTTAGGTACAGTAGATTCTAAGATTAAAATATATGTTGATAATAAACATCCAGAACGTATCTTTTTAACTTATCGAGGAGATGGACTGATGCGAACTGCTGGAATAATGGCTGGTTGGGGCTTGCTCCTTCTCATTATTTTACTTGGTGAGAGACAGCTGATGAGTCGGATGAAAAAGTTAGAAGAGTTAGCAGCAGAAGAAAACACTACTATTTAGCGATGGTAGTGTTTTTACTCTCTACTTTGTTCAGTAAAAAACAAGCGCATTTCTTAGTAAAAAAATAAAGCTGTGCTACCATAGAAACATGACTATCTTACATAATAAAATT
This window encodes:
- a CDS encoding DUF402 domain-containing protein: MNLPKEGDLVTIQSYKHDGSLHRTWRDTMILKTNENSIIGVNDHTLVTESDDRRWVTREPAIVYFHKKFWFNIIAMIREEGVSYYCNLASPFVLDNEALKYIDYDLDVKVFKDGEKKLLDVEEYERHKRQMNYSSEIDHILKENVKILVDWINNERGPFSKEYVDIWYNRYHQLKK
- a CDS encoding phosphoesterase, whose protein sequence is MKKLALLSDLHLDVNKFTDTEVQVLVRTLQEQGVTDLHLVGDMSNEYKKITLPFINKLSDTFDISHNLGNHDMVHLSEKEIKAQDFSLKYFGDTLLISFHGWYDYSFTDAYSNDNLLAFKNSFYFDRKIHRQYSDPRTTKDTLFRLEKLLDNLDFDGRIIIAMHFVPHKAFTINTAYKKFERFNAYLGSEAFHQLFIKYPQITDVIFGHAHHRITSQSIDGILYHSRPLGYTYEWQMVSDFLQEFPEYRIEQDYHLRKRYQAIKELKLWQDFRSENLPKEFLSGLSFFDLPL
- a CDS encoding iron chaperone; the protein is MEFEDYFQDDDLMRLVRKTVLAVFPHAQERLSYGMPAWFDGKRVLLYAQNHKAHLGLYPRPAFIASHLEDLTKTYNCSKGTIKITHNIGEKQLKELVKTIILWNLKQDN
- a CDS encoding pyridoxamine 5'-phosphate oxidase family protein produces the protein MLTNKFKETLQYEGSVSLTSWGAEKTPHVTGTWISYLHLTSDERLLAPAAGMHHLEKDIKVNDTIFMMLGVREVEGKNGYQGIGFRLTGKARFISEGTEFEMMKEKYPFLREVLEITPIELEQLL